TAAAGGTCGAGTGATGGTTATTTGCTCAAATCCAAAGCACAAACAAAAACAAGGTTAAAACCTAAGGAGGTGTCGTCGTTTGGCACGTATTGCTGGTATTGATGTTCCACGCGATAAACGTATCGTGATTTCCTTGACTCGTATTTATGGAGTTGGTAAAACGACTGCCCAAAAATCCTCGCCGAAGCAAACGTTTCAGAGGATACGCGCGTTCGTGACTTAACTGAAGAAGAGCTTGGACGCATTCGTGATGTCGTTAACAACTTAAAGGTAGAAGGGGATCTTCGTCGTGAAGTGTCCTTGAACATTAAACGTTTGATTGAGATCGGTTCTTATCGTGGCATGCGCCACCGTCGTGGTCTACCTGTTCGCGGACAAAATTCTAAAAACAATTCGCGTACTCGAAAAGGCCCTCGCCGAACAGTAGCGAATAAGAAAAAATAAGGAAGGAGGCTAACTCATGGCTCGTAAAACTGTTTCACGGAAAAAACGTGTCAAAAAGAATATTGAGAGCGGTGTGGCTCATATCCGCTCAACCTTCAACAACACCATCGTGACCATTTCAGACACACACGGTAA
Above is a window of Litoribacterium kuwaitense DNA encoding:
- the rpmJ gene encoding 50S ribosomal protein L36: MKVRASVKPICESCKVIRRKGRVMVICSNPKHKQKQG